A single region of the Enterococcus mundtii genome encodes:
- a CDS encoding recombinase family protein: MKVAYIRVSSLDQNEQRQIEEMKQFGAEKIFIEKQSGATISERPIFQKALDFVREQDTFIVEAIDRLGRDYDEIIASVNYLKNNNIRLIITSLPIMAQAIGDPLLDKFIKDLIIQILAMIAEQERKESKRRQAQGIKIAKANGVYKGRPKLYSADTKDPQRRLVYKSIVEDLENGVAISKIAKDYNITRQTVYRIKNEINNKNAYIKINNH, encoded by the coding sequence TTGAAAGTTGCATATATTAGAGTCTCTTCTCTTGATCAAAATGAACAACGCCAAATTGAAGAAATGAAACAATTTGGAGCAGAAAAAATTTTTATTGAAAAACAATCTGGAGCCACAATTTCAGAACGGCCAATTTTTCAAAAGGCTTTAGATTTTGTACGTGAACAAGATACTTTTATTGTAGAAGCAATTGATCGATTAGGGAGAGATTATGATGAAATTATTGCTTCAGTTAATTACCTAAAAAATAATAACATCCGACTGATCATTACTAGTCTACCTATCATGGCGCAAGCAATTGGAGATCCACTCCTGGATAAATTCATTAAAGACTTAATCATTCAAATATTGGCCATGATTGCCGAACAGGAACGTAAAGAATCCAAACGACGCCAGGCACAAGGAATTAAGATTGCAAAAGCGAATGGTGTTTACAAAGGACGTCCTAAGTTATATAGCGCAGATACAAAAGATCCCCAACGTCGCCTTGTTTATAAAAGCATCGTTGAGGATCTTGAGAATGGCGTTGCTATTTCTAAGATTGCAAAAGACTACAATATTACTAGACAAACAGTTTATAGAATTAAAAATGAAATCAACAATAAGAATGCCTATATAAAGATAAATAATCATTGA
- a CDS encoding helix-turn-helix domain-containing protein, which translates to MHILFDHLVMADKTKRWLLLLATLEEEEHVTAQTLAKQTGFGRRTIIEDIKVIKDYFGERIHLIGDEKGYHFSFLNPKGYYEEKQALLNEEKLFLFVDQLAAGKCLDNQQWMAYLDVSSASFQRMKRQLQTLLTTYYGIKIESKTNQLWGEEAGIRQFLYDFYFTLPLYPRFLSEHIQDLHQEKVAIQDGPWHLDQTLFNQWLKLAKQRVDQGHCLQEQVAHKQAQTTLIQALDQQVSVFLPGPEKAALFLLSLDESQFLNPLTQQAFTRTFSPASEYELPKV; encoded by the coding sequence ATGCACATTTTATTTGATCATTTAGTCATGGCAGATAAGACGAAACGTTGGCTGCTCTTATTGGCGACGTTAGAAGAAGAGGAACATGTTACCGCACAAACCTTAGCTAAACAGACTGGGTTTGGGCGACGGACGATTATTGAGGATATAAAGGTGATCAAGGACTATTTTGGTGAGCGGATCCATTTGATCGGCGATGAGAAGGGCTATCACTTTTCCTTTCTGAACCCTAAAGGGTATTATGAGGAGAAACAAGCGTTACTAAATGAAGAGAAACTTTTTCTTTTTGTGGATCAATTGGCTGCGGGAAAGTGTTTAGACAATCAACAGTGGATGGCGTATCTTGATGTGTCGAGTGCAAGCTTCCAACGGATGAAACGGCAGCTTCAAACGTTATTAACGACCTACTATGGGATAAAAATTGAATCTAAAACCAATCAATTATGGGGCGAAGAAGCGGGGATTCGCCAATTCCTTTATGATTTTTATTTCACCTTACCATTGTATCCTAGGTTTCTTTCAGAACATATTCAGGACCTACATCAGGAGAAAGTGGCGATTCAAGACGGACCTTGGCACCTAGATCAAACCTTGTTTAATCAATGGCTGAAACTAGCTAAGCAACGAGTCGACCAAGGACATTGCTTACAAGAACAAGTGGCACATAAACAAGCCCAAACAACTCTAATCCAGGCTTTGGATCAACAGGTGAGTGTGTTTCTGCCAGGACCAGAAAAAGCTGCGTTGTTTCTTCTCTCGTTAGATGAGAGTCAATTTTTGAACCCTTTGACACAACAGGCATTTACCCGCACATTTTCACCTGCGAGTGAGTATGAGTTACCGAAGGTCTGA
- a CDS encoding DUF2187 family protein: MSFGKWKPIESSIEGLAFKENQQVSFKHNKKQVIGTIVTLLNNSAVVTLSMDKVTATSEKTVINYKNLVAI, from the coding sequence ATGAGTTTTGGAAAGTGGAAACCAATAGAATCATCTATCGAAGGCTTGGCTTTTAAAGAAAATCAACAGGTGTCATTTAAACATAACAAGAAACAAGTCATCGGAACCATCGTAACTCTGCTAAATAATTCGGCAGTTGTCACTTTAAGCATGGACAAAGTAACCGCTACTTCAGAAAAAACGGTGATCAATTACAAAAATTTAGTAGCTATCTGA
- a CDS encoding NADH-dependent flavin oxidoreductase, whose product MAKFNESITFPSGSELKNRLMLSPMTTELSFFNGVITKDEIEYYAQRSKGLGAVITGAANVQDIGKGWPGELSIAHDEMLPRLSELAQAIQGEGAKAIVQIFHGGRMTSRATLSGEQTVSASAIPAERPDAETPRALSDEEVSETIQAFGEATRRAIEAGFDGVELHGANTYLIQQFFSPHSNRREDQWGGSLEKRYHFIEELLKSVFQAVETHATKPFIVGYRFSPEEFETPGIRFEETIWLMEQLRETKLDYLHVSLNTYDRVARSETYNEKSILEYVHEAIQGKIPLVGVGNVRNREDVESVLAHAELVAVGQQMLVDPEWAVKLLEGRDAEFVTKPFSEAYKDLYLPSPLYNFLNQRYGSTINI is encoded by the coding sequence ATGGCAAAATTCAATGAATCAATCACATTTCCATCAGGTAGTGAGCTGAAAAATCGGTTGATGCTATCACCAATGACTACAGAACTTAGCTTTTTTAATGGGGTAATCACAAAAGACGAGATCGAATACTATGCACAACGCTCAAAAGGATTAGGAGCAGTGATCACTGGTGCAGCAAATGTGCAAGACATCGGTAAAGGTTGGCCAGGGGAATTGAGTATCGCCCATGATGAAATGCTTCCTCGTCTAAGCGAGTTAGCACAAGCCATTCAAGGCGAAGGCGCCAAGGCAATCGTGCAGATCTTCCATGGCGGTCGTATGACAAGCCGTGCGACATTATCAGGAGAACAAACAGTATCTGCTAGTGCGATTCCGGCAGAACGTCCAGATGCCGAAACACCTCGGGCATTAAGTGATGAAGAAGTTAGTGAAACGATCCAAGCATTTGGAGAAGCAACACGCAGAGCCATTGAAGCAGGATTTGACGGAGTAGAATTACATGGTGCGAATACTTACTTGATCCAACAATTCTTTTCTCCTCATTCGAACCGTAGAGAAGACCAATGGGGTGGTTCTTTAGAGAAACGTTATCATTTTATTGAAGAATTATTGAAATCTGTCTTCCAAGCAGTTGAAACACACGCAACCAAACCATTTATTGTTGGCTATCGTTTTTCACCAGAAGAATTTGAAACACCAGGTATCCGTTTTGAAGAAACGATTTGGTTGATGGAACAATTACGTGAAACGAAATTAGACTATCTGCATGTTTCATTGAACACATATGATCGTGTGGCTCGTTCTGAGACCTACAACGAAAAATCAATTCTTGAATATGTCCACGAAGCGATTCAAGGGAAAATCCCGTTAGTAGGTGTCGGGAATGTCCGTAACCGCGAAGATGTCGAGTCTGTGTTAGCTCATGCGGAACTCGTAGCAGTAGGTCAACAAATGTTGGTAGATCCTGAATGGGCGGTCAAATTATTAGAAGGTCGAGATGCTGAATTTGTGACGAAACCTTTTTCTGAAGCATACAAAGACTTGTATTTACCAAGTCCGTTGTATAATTTTCTTAATCAACGCTATGGATCAACCATCAATATATAA
- a CDS encoding aldo/keto reductase: METRTLNNGLTIPVLGFGVFQIWDQEECEQVVLEALNAGYRLIDTAAVYYNEEAVGRAIKKSGIPREEITITTKLWVTDASYEGAYKAYERSLQKLGVDYIDIFLIHQPYNDYYGAWRVMEELYDAGKVKAIGVSNFSTGRLTDLILNHRIKPVINQIEQHPYRQQKQQRETATHFDVVTEAWSPFNQGKDGIFDELVLKELAEKYHKTVPQIILRWQTQLGIITIPKSVHVDRMKQNIAIFDFRLTEEELNLIEQLDQAPESTGPREHRTLVENLHNISIDQAKQ; the protein is encoded by the coding sequence ATGGAAACACGGACCTTGAACAACGGATTGACAATTCCTGTACTTGGATTTGGTGTCTTTCAAATCTGGGATCAAGAAGAATGTGAGCAAGTCGTTTTAGAAGCGCTGAATGCTGGCTATCGCCTGATTGATACTGCGGCTGTTTATTACAATGAAGAAGCCGTTGGTCGGGCAATCAAAAAAAGTGGGATTCCAAGAGAAGAGATCACTATTACAACCAAGTTATGGGTCACTGATGCTTCTTACGAGGGCGCATACAAAGCGTACGAACGTTCTTTACAAAAATTAGGGGTAGACTATATTGATATTTTCTTGATCCATCAGCCTTACAATGATTATTATGGCGCATGGCGTGTCATGGAAGAACTCTATGATGCAGGAAAAGTAAAGGCAATCGGAGTCTCTAATTTTTCAACCGGTCGTTTGACTGATTTGATTTTGAATCATCGGATCAAGCCAGTGATCAACCAAATCGAACAACATCCATACCGTCAACAAAAACAACAAAGAGAAACAGCCACTCATTTTGATGTCGTGACTGAAGCGTGGAGTCCCTTCAACCAAGGAAAAGATGGGATCTTTGATGAACTAGTTTTAAAGGAATTAGCTGAAAAATACCATAAAACTGTCCCACAAATCATCCTACGTTGGCAAACACAACTAGGGATCATCACGATCCCTAAGTCTGTCCATGTGGATCGTATGAAGCAAAATATCGCCATTTTTGATTTCCGATTAACAGAAGAAGAATTAAATTTGATTGAACAGCTCGATCAAGCACCAGAGTCGACCGGACCTCGTGAACATCGCACCTTAGTTGAAAATCTGCATAATATCTCCATTGATCAAGCAAAACAGTAA
- a CDS encoding trypsin-like serine peptidase, translating into MQNRKFRMWNLLLILFFINFISLSPIVRADETNLHIKAILPNNDRTQIIDASVEPYQSVCFIYVNNATQGSGVVVGKNAILTNRHVANAANNGDPANIKVNAARVSNTEYKGTFYGEEIKYSPDGQDLAIVYLKPNTEGQNIGDVVTPAKYINNPTTTVGTPIRVIGYPGDKPWATMWESKGVSTTETTNRIYYNASTFGGNSGSPVFNNQNEVIGIHFGAVSGENMAVRFKPSIYEFIRENVEP; encoded by the coding sequence ATGCAGAATAGAAAGTTTAGAATGTGGAACCTTTTGTTAATCCTATTTTTTATAAACTTTATCAGTTTAAGTCCTATTGTAAGAGCAGACGAAACCAATTTGCATATAAAAGCGATACTGCCTAATAATGATAGAACTCAAATAATAGATGCTTCAGTGGAACCTTATCAGTCAGTATGTTTTATTTATGTGAATAATGCTACTCAAGGATCTGGTGTGGTAGTAGGGAAAAATGCTATCCTGACTAACAGACACGTTGCAAATGCTGCAAATAATGGAGATCCCGCTAATATAAAAGTAAATGCAGCTCGAGTTTCTAATACTGAGTATAAAGGAACATTCTATGGAGAAGAAATCAAATATAGTCCAGATGGACAAGATTTAGCTATCGTTTATTTAAAACCTAATACAGAGGGACAGAATATCGGTGACGTTGTAACTCCAGCTAAATATATAAATAATCCCACTACTACAGTTGGAACACCTATCAGAGTTATTGGTTATCCAGGAGATAAACCATGGGCTACCATGTGGGAGAGCAAAGGCGTATCTACGACTGAAACAACGAATCGAATTTATTACAATGCTAGTACTTTTGGCGGGAATTCAGGATCACCAGTGTTCAATAATCAAAATGAAGTAATCGGAATTCATTTTGGTGCTGTTAGTGGTGAAAATATGGCCGTTCGCTTTAAACCAAGTATTTATGAATTCATTAGAGAAAATGTTGAACCTTAA
- a CDS encoding type 1 glutamine amidotransferase domain-containing protein: MKVLIVLTNVEKYDSIERPTGLWLSELTHFYDVLVKNKIEADFVSPNGGYVPLEPKSIVDMDQVDWTYYQDEDFRNRALGQTLRPDEVDPTEYTAIYYAGGHGTMWDFPGSERLAEIGSAIYKNNGIVSAVCHGVVGLLPVVDENGQSILAGRKVTGFSNEEEELNGTTNNVPFLTEDSLKEKGADYQAGKAFTEVVHTDGRLLTGQNPQSAHLLGEKVVAELTK, encoded by the coding sequence ATGAAAGTTTTGATTGTTTTGACAAATGTAGAAAAATACGACAGTATCGAGCGTCCAACAGGTTTATGGTTAAGTGAATTGACTCATTTTTATGATGTATTAGTCAAAAACAAGATCGAAGCTGATTTTGTTAGCCCGAATGGCGGATACGTACCATTGGAACCAAAAAGTATAGTAGATATGGACCAAGTGGATTGGACCTATTACCAAGATGAAGACTTTCGTAATCGTGCGTTAGGGCAAACGTTACGTCCGGATGAAGTGGACCCAACAGAGTATACAGCGATTTATTATGCCGGTGGACATGGAACGATGTGGGATTTCCCCGGATCAGAAAGATTAGCAGAGATTGGTTCTGCGATCTACAAAAATAATGGGATCGTATCAGCGGTTTGTCATGGTGTCGTAGGCTTATTACCTGTTGTTGATGAAAACGGACAGTCCATTTTAGCTGGACGTAAAGTGACTGGCTTTAGTAATGAAGAAGAGGAATTAAATGGAACAACGAATAACGTACCATTCCTGACCGAAGATTCATTGAAGGAAAAAGGGGCCGATTATCAGGCAGGGAAAGCTTTTACTGAAGTTGTTCATACAGATGGGCGTTTATTAACAGGACAAAACCCACAGTCTGCACATTTATTAGGAGAAAAAGTCGTTGCTGAATTGACGAAATAA
- a CDS encoding MarR family winged helix-turn-helix transcriptional regulator has product MGKSIERSLEECLFFSVKKLDRVLNKLADEAFKKTGLAPTYGFILLILKEKNGIPQKDIAQMLYSAPSTIARFVEKLEYKGYVKTVTEGRLSLVFLTDEGREFVKEIDSSWDELHHAYKVVLGAAESERLSQELNEATNKLQKK; this is encoded by the coding sequence ATGGGGAAATCAATTGAACGTTCGTTAGAAGAATGTCTTTTTTTTAGTGTGAAGAAGCTCGATCGAGTATTGAATAAATTAGCTGATGAAGCTTTCAAGAAAACGGGACTTGCACCTACTTATGGATTTATCTTACTGATTTTGAAAGAAAAAAACGGTATTCCTCAAAAAGATATCGCGCAGATGTTGTATTCAGCGCCTTCAACGATTGCACGTTTTGTAGAAAAGTTAGAATATAAAGGCTATGTCAAAACGGTTACAGAAGGACGGTTATCTTTGGTATTTTTAACTGATGAAGGTCGTGAATTTGTCAAAGAGATCGACAGTAGTTGGGATGAGTTGCACCACGCATATAAAGTTGTTTTAGGTGCTGCCGAGAGCGAGCGGCTTTCTCAAGAGCTGAATGAAGCGACCAATAAATTACAAAAAAAATAA
- a CDS encoding helix-turn-helix domain-containing protein has translation MREFQMAFITSAEVKRWMQVLSVMEQERRFTIGELSERLAISQRTLIKDIQAFKNHFGTSIELRSNYSGYYFEERNRRDYQEKKEQLLENEVLFEIVGNVFWGKDFTVADLAHQHSYAESTLRRFLLRIRPVLAEYELTLAFNPVNFLGEEANIRKFFFDFYYSSEQTPYTIRPPEDLHTLVLNELSGKLGKYELGTGITISAFYYQLYIAMVRVHQNHFMSLPEWVKVSIYQEKDFQLLYSLQERIKDEYEIYLSKEEFAWIHLSIISKRTIHRVDQEQTFNQRFNRWKDLQFIVSDYLSDPFFEQWDTDTLEPFMTSFFISRLMNEAVSPVLNKELEEIHWMVKKSDKQIYEAHKQFLLKHARVLSFSGQYFEDIVVSFTAYMNLLFHYYQPVKKVLFLLEGDYLVVQSIRMQARVLLGEYHKLLFMPLQELTPEHLNDAHVDLIVTNYRPYLLDYALDTDYVLMGSIPTAQDWARVKHQLNPLIDHETF, from the coding sequence TTGCGTGAGTTTCAGATGGCGTTTATTACAAGCGCAGAGGTCAAGCGATGGATGCAGGTGTTAAGTGTGATGGAACAAGAACGGCGTTTTACGATTGGAGAGCTGAGTGAACGACTGGCTATTTCACAACGTACCTTGATAAAAGATATTCAAGCATTCAAAAACCATTTTGGCACAAGCATCGAATTACGTTCGAATTATAGTGGGTATTATTTTGAAGAACGAAATCGTAGGGACTACCAAGAGAAAAAAGAACAACTGTTGGAAAACGAAGTGTTATTTGAAATCGTGGGAAATGTTTTTTGGGGAAAAGATTTTACAGTGGCTGACTTGGCTCACCAGCACAGTTATGCAGAGAGTACTTTACGAAGGTTTTTATTAAGAATCCGACCGGTATTAGCTGAGTATGAGTTAACGTTGGCTTTTAACCCAGTCAATTTTTTAGGGGAAGAAGCCAATATCCGAAAGTTCTTTTTTGATTTTTATTATAGCAGTGAACAAACTCCGTATACAATCCGTCCGCCAGAAGACTTACATACGTTGGTCTTGAACGAACTGTCTGGCAAATTGGGAAAGTATGAATTGGGTACGGGAATCACGATTTCAGCCTTTTATTACCAGCTTTATATCGCAATGGTCCGAGTTCATCAAAACCATTTTATGTCCTTACCTGAATGGGTAAAAGTAAGCATTTATCAGGAAAAAGATTTTCAGTTGCTTTATTCTTTACAAGAAAGAATCAAAGATGAATACGAGATCTATCTATCAAAGGAAGAATTCGCTTGGATCCATTTATCGATTATTTCCAAACGGACGATCCATCGTGTGGACCAAGAACAAACTTTTAACCAACGATTCAACCGCTGGAAGGATCTTCAATTCATCGTGTCAGATTATCTTTCTGATCCTTTCTTTGAACAATGGGATACGGATACTTTAGAACCGTTTATGACCTCTTTTTTCATTTCGCGCTTGATGAATGAAGCAGTGAGTCCAGTGTTGAACAAAGAGCTAGAAGAAATCCATTGGATGGTAAAGAAAAGCGATAAACAGATTTATGAAGCCCATAAACAATTTCTCTTAAAACATGCCCGAGTACTCAGTTTTTCTGGTCAATATTTTGAAGATATCGTGGTGAGTTTTACGGCATATATGAACTTATTGTTCCACTATTACCAACCGGTCAAAAAAGTTTTATTTTTATTAGAAGGTGACTACTTAGTGGTTCAATCCATCCGAATGCAGGCACGTGTACTATTAGGGGAATATCATAAGCTGTTGTTTATGCCGCTTCAGGAATTGACGCCGGAACATTTAAATGATGCACACGTTGATTTGATTGTAACGAACTATCGACCGTACCTTTTGGATTACGCTCTTGACACGGATTATGTTCTTATGGGCAGTATTCCTACGGCGCAAGATTGGGCAAGAGTCAAGCATCAGTTGAATCCACTGATCGATCATGAAACATTTTAA
- a CDS encoding cold-shock protein: MNNGTVKWFNADKGFGFITGENGQDVFAHFSAIQADGYKSLDEGQAVTFDTEEGQRGMQAVNICTA; this comes from the coding sequence ATGAATAATGGTACAGTAAAATGGTTTAATGCAGATAAAGGTTTTGGTTTTATCACCGGAGAGAATGGCCAAGATGTCTTTGCTCATTTTTCTGCGATTCAAGCAGATGGCTACAAGTCTCTTGATGAAGGTCAAGCAGTCACCTTTGATACTGAAGAAGGTCAACGTGGCATGCAAGCCGTTAACATTTGCACAGCATAA
- a CDS encoding ABC transporter permease: MKENIRLAIQSIYQHRLRSLLTMLGIIVGIASIISIVSIINGNTENMKKQMIGGSTNSMRIEYDARSAFLAGENGRNDRLPDYSPQISDGELQKLLTIDHAKNVSLFYEANLPVFQRERQTDAVVLGMDGSFFEIMPHKILKGRAMTETELQSQKQVALITADLAEIFFQYRNPLNQLIEINGTPFRIIGIAESETDQLSGKYVFIPRNSQRLVEGKLNQKPTVLFQATNAEVLESAVVQASHELTKSIPPSDFVFSIRNYDEVKKMTDDINRSNMILLGGIASISLLVGGIGVMNTMLVSVTERTREIGLKKALGAKRKVILQQFLTEAIVLSVIGGLIGIILGTIISLVALNLLEYPLTISLLSILISVTFSMLIGTIFGYLPAYKASKLKPIEALRYE; this comes from the coding sequence ATGAAAGAAAATATTCGGTTAGCGATTCAATCGATTTACCAGCATCGCTTACGCTCCCTGTTGACGATGTTAGGAATCATTGTTGGGATTGCTTCAATCATTTCCATTGTGAGTATTATCAATGGAAATACTGAAAATATGAAAAAGCAGATGATTGGCGGTTCTACTAATTCGATGCGTATCGAATATGACGCCAGAAGTGCCTTTCTTGCCGGAGAAAATGGTAGAAATGATCGGCTACCTGACTATTCTCCTCAGATATCAGATGGTGAACTCCAAAAATTACTGACTATCGATCATGCCAAGAATGTCAGCTTATTCTATGAAGCTAATTTGCCGGTCTTTCAAAGAGAGAGACAGACCGATGCCGTAGTATTAGGAATGGATGGAAGTTTCTTTGAAATCATGCCTCATAAGATTCTTAAAGGTAGAGCAATGACTGAAACCGAATTACAATCACAAAAACAAGTCGCTCTGATCACAGCTGACTTGGCAGAGATTTTTTTTCAGTATCGCAACCCTTTAAATCAACTGATTGAGATTAATGGAACACCTTTTCGAATCATCGGTATCGCAGAGTCTGAAACGGATCAACTTTCAGGGAAATATGTTTTCATTCCTAGAAATAGCCAACGTCTAGTTGAAGGGAAACTTAATCAAAAGCCAACGGTATTGTTTCAGGCTACGAATGCAGAAGTGTTAGAATCAGCTGTCGTTCAGGCTAGCCATGAACTGACAAAAAGCATCCCACCATCAGATTTTGTTTTTTCCATTCGAAATTATGATGAGGTAAAGAAGATGACTGATGATATCAATCGTTCAAATATGATTTTATTGGGCGGAATTGCCAGTATTTCCTTGTTAGTCGGTGGGATTGGAGTCATGAATACGATGCTGGTCAGCGTGACAGAGCGAACTAGAGAGATTGGCTTAAAGAAGGCATTAGGCGCCAAACGAAAAGTGATTTTGCAACAATTCCTGACAGAAGCAATCGTCTTATCAGTAATTGGTGGATTGATTGGTATTATTTTAGGCACGATCATCAGTCTGGTCGCCCTGAATCTGCTAGAGTATCCACTGACGATATCTCTGCTTTCTATTTTGATCAGTGTTACTTTTTCGATGCTGATCGGTACTATTTTTGGTTATTTACCCGCCTATAAAGCGTCGAAATTAAAACCAATCGAAGCATTACGATATGAATAA
- a CDS encoding glycoside hydrolase family 13 protein, giving the protein MEKKWWHQSVVYQVYPRSFQDTNGDGIGDLRGIISRLDYLTYLGINTIWLSPVYESPNDDNGYDISDYEAIMAEFGTMAEMDELIEEAKKSGIKIILDLVVNHTSDEHPWFIESRKSKDNPYRDYYIWRDPVNGDVPNTLRSIFSGPAWEFDDATGQYYLHLYSKKQPDLNWENELVRQEVYDMMNFWIDKGIGGFRMDVIDTIGKLPDQEITNNGPRLHEYLQEMNQATFGDKDLMTVGETWGATTEIAKLYSDPKRNELSMIFQFEHMSLDQQEGKDKWDLKALDVSELKKVLSKWQTALGDEGWNSLFWNNHDLPRIVSRWGNDQEYRVESAKMFAILLHMMKGTPYIYQGEELGMTNAPIREISEAKDIETINMYHERLAAGYHKEEILQSINAKGRDNARTPMQWDETAHGGFTTGMPWLSVNPNYKTINAEQAVADSSSIFYTYKRLIELRKHNEIIVWGEYELLTETPVEVFAYYRTLNEERWLIVCNLSEQTHEWTIPQEATELIIANYDREVPVGEIELRPYEAFVVKIG; this is encoded by the coding sequence ATGGAGAAAAAATGGTGGCATCAATCAGTGGTATATCAAGTGTATCCACGTAGTTTTCAAGATACGAATGGAGATGGAATCGGTGATTTAAGAGGGATTATTTCAAGATTAGATTATTTAACCTATCTAGGAATCAATACGATCTGGCTTTCCCCAGTCTATGAATCCCCAAATGATGATAATGGTTATGACATCAGCGATTATGAAGCAATCATGGCTGAGTTTGGGACGATGGCTGAAATGGACGAACTGATTGAGGAAGCGAAGAAATCAGGCATCAAAATCATTTTGGATTTAGTCGTCAATCACACTTCTGATGAACATCCATGGTTTATCGAATCACGAAAAAGCAAAGACAATCCATATCGAGATTATTATATCTGGCGTGATCCAGTAAATGGTGATGTGCCTAATACATTACGTTCGATTTTTAGTGGACCTGCTTGGGAATTTGATGATGCGACTGGTCAATATTATTTGCATCTATACAGCAAGAAACAACCCGATTTGAATTGGGAGAATGAGCTAGTCAGACAAGAAGTCTATGACATGATGAATTTTTGGATCGATAAAGGAATTGGCGGGTTCCGCATGGATGTCATCGATACGATCGGCAAACTACCCGATCAAGAAATCACCAATAATGGACCTCGGCTTCACGAATACCTACAAGAAATGAATCAAGCAACCTTTGGCGACAAAGATTTGATGACGGTAGGTGAAACTTGGGGCGCAACGACAGAAATCGCGAAGCTTTATTCAGACCCTAAAAGAAATGAACTATCCATGATCTTCCAATTTGAACATATGAGTTTGGACCAACAAGAAGGTAAGGATAAATGGGATCTAAAAGCTTTAGATGTTTCTGAACTGAAAAAAGTTTTGTCAAAATGGCAGACAGCGTTAGGTGATGAAGGTTGGAACAGTTTGTTTTGGAATAATCATGATTTACCGAGAATTGTTTCACGTTGGGGGAATGATCAGGAATATCGTGTAGAAAGTGCAAAAATGTTTGCTATTTTACTACACATGATGAAAGGGACTCCTTATATTTATCAAGGGGAAGAACTAGGCATGACAAATGCGCCAATCCGGGAAATCTCAGAAGCAAAAGATATCGAAACGATCAATATGTATCACGAACGACTTGCAGCTGGCTATCATAAAGAAGAGATCTTGCAGTCTATCAATGCCAAAGGACGTGACAATGCACGTACACCAATGCAGTGGGATGAAACAGCACATGGTGGATTTACGACAGGAATGCCCTGGCTATCCGTCAATCCAAACTACAAAACCATCAACGCGGAACAAGCAGTCGCAGATTCCTCTTCGATTTTCTATACGTACAAACGCTTGATCGAGTTACGCAAACACAATGAGATCATCGTTTGGGGAGAATATGAATTGTTGACAGAAACGCCAGTTGAGGTCTTTGCTTATTATCGTACACTAAATGAAGAACGTTGGTTGATCGTCTGTAACTTATCCGAGCAAACACATGAATGGACTATTCCGCAAGAAGCAACGGAACTAATCATTGCCAACTATGATCGAGAAGTACCTGTAGGAGAAATCGAATTACGTCCTTATGAAGCATTTGTAGTGAAAATTGGGTGA